One region of Gorilla gorilla gorilla isolate KB3781 chromosome 13, NHGRI_mGorGor1-v2.1_pri, whole genome shotgun sequence genomic DNA includes:
- the EGFL7 gene encoding epidermal growth factor-like protein 7, whose product MRGSQEVLLMWLLVLAVGGTEHAYRPGRRVCAVRAHGDPVSESFVQRVYQPFLTTCDGHRACSTYRTIYRTAYRRSPGLAPARPRYACCPGWKRTSGLPGACGAAICQPPCRNGGSCVQPGRCRCPAGWRGDTCQSDVDECSARRGGCPQRCVNTAGSYWCQCWEGHSLSADGTLCVPKGGPPRVAPNPTGVDSTMKEEVQRLQSRVDLLEEKLQLVLAPLHSLASQALEHGLPDPGSLLVHSFQQLGRIDSLSEQISFLEEQLGSCSCKKDS is encoded by the exons ATGAGGGGCTCTCAGGAGGTGCTGCTGATGTGGCTTCTGGTGTTGGCAGTGGGCGGCACGGAGCACGCCTACCGGCCCGG CCGTAGGGTGTGTGCTGTCCGGGCTCACGGGGACCCTGTCTCCGAGTCGTTCGTGCAGCGTGTGTACCAGCCCTTCCTCACCACCTGCGACGGGCACCGGGCCTGCAGCACCTACCG AACCATCTATAGGACCGCCTACCGCCGCAGCCCTGGGCTGGCCCCTGCCAGGCCTCGCTACGCATGCTGCCCCGGCTGGAAGAGGACCAGCGGGCTTCCCGGGGCCTGTGGAGCAG CAATATGCCAGCCGCCATGCCGGAACGGAGGGAGCTGTGTCCAGCCTGGCCGCTGCCGCTGCCCTGCAGGATGGCGGGGTGACACCTGCCAGTCAG ATGTGGATGAATGCAGTGCTAGGAGGGGCGGCTGTCCCCAGCGCTGCGTCAACACTGCCGGCAGTTACTGGTGCCAGTGTTGGGAGGGGCACAGCCTGTCTGCAGACGGTACACTCTGCGTGCCCAAGGGAGGGCCCCCCAGGGTGGCCCCCAACCCGACAG GAGTGGACAGTACAATGAAGGAAGAAGTGCAGAGGCTGCAGtccagggtggacctgctggaggaG AAGCTGCAGCTGGTGCTGGCCCCACTGCACAGCCTGGCCTCGCAGGCACTGGAGCATGGGCTCCCGGACCCTGGCAGCCTCCTGGTGCACTCCTTCCAGCAGCTGGGCCGCATCGACTCCCTGAGCGAGCAGATTTCCTTCCTGGAGGAGCAGCTGGGGTCCT GCTCCTGCAAGAAAGACTCGTGA